AATCCAATTAAATTGTCTTTGTAGTTTTCACCTCAATCTGACGGTTCTACCCTTTGAGGGATTTAGCTGACGTGGCACTCTATTACAAATAGACGGTCAGGATGAGTAGTTACCCCGCGCGAAGAATATTGACACCTGGGGCCACACGCAAGCGGAAAGAGACGGAAGCGCCGTTAGTTCCACTGACGTCGGTCACCCGCGCCGTTAGTGGGGCTACGACGTCGTCTAAGGGAGCCGAGCCGCAGCCGGTCGCATCGAACCGGCTCTTAGCCGGGTACATGGCCTACGAGTTCCTGACCAAAGGAACTCTTTTCGGGCAGAAGTTCGACCCGGGGCGGGCCGAGGCGATGCCGGTTAACGTGGCGGAGCCGAAGAGGAACAGGCATGGTAAGGAAGCCGGGCCGATGGTGAAGCCGAAGCCGGAGAGTTATGCTGAGGTGGCAAATATAATTAGAAGCGATGCGGTCCACATACAGGGAGTAGTCAACCCCACGCAATTAGCTCGGTGGATTCAAATGTAGATTTTCACGGACACGTGGAAGCATCTCGCTGCGCTGTCCACGTGATCTCTTGTAGAATTCCCTGCTATGCCGTATGAAACGGCGACGTATGTATGTACGCAGAGCTTGAATTCTCTCTTTTCCTACTGCAATATTATATCAAACGCATCTCCTCTTTTCATTTCGAATACTGTGTTTGTCCCTctttgattttggtgttttgcTTGGTTGAATTTGTGGTGTTAAAAGTTGAATCTGCATGCATTTAGTCATGAGCGAATGATGCAGTTATTTTGAATTGCCGAGCACGTGCTTGATTTTGCATGCAGATGTAGTTTCAGATTCAATGCAAACTATGTGACTCTCAATTCGACTTTAAATCTATCAATGCTTTTATGTATTCCCACATTTTCAACTTATTAGTTTGATCTGTTAGAACATATACTTCTAGCAATATTCACTTGTTTTGTTGCTGC
This sequence is a window from Salvia splendens isolate huo1 chromosome 5, SspV2, whole genome shotgun sequence. Protein-coding genes within it:
- the LOC121802861 gene encoding uncharacterized protein LOC121802861, which encodes MSSYPARRILTPGATRKRKETEAPLVPLTSVTRAVSGATTSSKGAEPQPVASNRLLAGYMAYEFLTKGTLFGQKFDPGRAEAMPVNVAEPKRNRHGKEAGPMVKPKPESYAEVANIIRSDAVHIQGVVNPTQLARWIQM